Below is a genomic region from Rhodospirillales bacterium.
TGCGCCCGCTCGTGCGCACGCCGATCACGCCCAATCAATTGACCGTATTCACCCTGGTCGTTGCGCTGGCGGGCGCCAGTTTGCTCGCGGCAGGCAACCCCGCGGCCGCCAACTGGGGCGCGGGCCTATTCGTGCTCGCGCGCTTCCTCGATCACTTCGACGGCGAACTTGCGCGCCAGAAGAACATGAAATCGCGGCTCGGCTATTATCTCGATTATGTTTCGGGCGCGGTCAGCTACGCCGCGCTCTTTTTCGGGATCGGCTGGGGGCTGCAAACGGGCGCGCTCGGCGTTTGGGCGGTTGTGTTGGGCGCCGTCGGCGCGACGGTCGCCGTCGCGGCCATGTTTCTCAACCTGGGTATCGACAAAGCGGCCAAGCTGGAAGATGGCGCCGCCACCGGTTATCCCGGCTACGCTGGGTTCGAACTGGAGGACGGAATCTATCTGCTTGCGCCGATCACCTGGCTTGGCTGGCTCGAGCCCTTTTTCGTACTATGCGGCGCGGGCGCGGGGGTTTACGGACTGTGGACGCTATTCACGCTCATTAGGTTGCGCCGCCACGCTTCTTGATCAACGCCCGAACAGTTGGCGGCGGAATTTCCAGGCGAACAACGCTGCGAACAGCGGCGCGCCAACGGCCGCGGCGACCAACAGGATCGACGCGCCCCCGAGCCAAATCGCGAGCGGCACCACCAGCATGGCATCATCCGGATCGAACTTGGCGAAACCGCCGAGTTCGGCCGCGCGCGCGCCCGCCGCCTTCTCGACCCGCACCACCATCCCCAGAATTGCCGCGACCGCGAGTCCGGCCGCGATTCCCATCGGCATCGCCCAATAACCGTAGACGCTATCGCGCGAAGCCGCCCCAAGTGCCACAAAAATCAGCGCGTTGCAAAGCGCGTCGGCGATCAGATCATAGGTATGCCCGAAGGGACTCGTCTTCCCGGTCATGCGCGCAAGCTCGCCGTCGGCGCGGTCGAGCACCATCGCCAGAACGAACACGCCCGCCGCCACGTCCGGCCACGGATCGTGCCCCACCGCCAGCGTGCCAGCGGCGGCGATCCCCGTCGCCAAGCGAACCGTGGTCAACTGATTGGGCGTGACCGCCGTTTTGGCGAGCGGTCGAACCACGACCCGCGCCACGTGGTGAATCCAGGTGTCGTGACTCATGGGCGGTCGTTCCCGCTCGCCAGAAACGCCTTGAATCGCAACGCCACCTCGGGCGGAGCCACGGTCGGACGGCCGAGCGGTTCGTGCAACCCAGGCGCGATCCGGAGATGAATGAGATGCGGCCCCGGTTCGGCGATCGCGTCCTTAAGTGCGGCGACGAACCCGGCGAGATCGTCGGCGGCGTGGGTACGGGCATAACCGCAGGCTTGCGCCACGGCGGCGAAATCGACCATCGGCGAGACCGTCGGTTGGCCGCCGGTCGAATCGTGGGTCGCGTTGTCAAGCACCACGTGAATCAAGTTGGCCGGCGCATAGGCGCCGATGGTCGCGAACGTGCCCAATTTCATGAGCGCGGCACCGTCGCCGTCGAGCACCACCACCGGACGGCGCGCGTTGAGCGCGATGCCCAGCCCAACCCCCGAGGCGCAACCCATCGAACCGACCAGATACAGATGCTGCGGCCGGTCGGCGAGCGTGAACAGTTCGCGGCCGCATTTGCCCGTGGTCGCGACCACCGCCGCCGCGTCGGGAATCTCGCCGAGCAGACGTTCGAGCGCGGCAAAGCGGGTCGGCCGCGCTCCATTGGCACGGTGGTCGTGCCGCGTGCCTGGCGGCTTGGGCGTGGGCGGGCGGGCGGAAAGCCTTTCGTCGACCACGTCGCCCTTTTCCATCACGAACGCGAATGGTAACCGGGTTGTCGCCATTGTCTCCCTGGCTTCGGCAAGGGCAGCGGAGATATCGGCTTCTTCGTTCGGAAAGGGGCGGTGCGGAATTCGGATCGTGTGCAGCAGCGCTGCCGTGATGCGCCCCATCAATTCGTGTTGCGGTTCGTCCTTGAGCCCGGGCGCGCCCCGCCGCGTGCAGATCAGCAGCGTCGGAATGCGGAAGGGATGGTTGAGCGACGTCAGCGGATTGACCGCATTGCCAAGGCCGGAATTCTGGAACATCACCGCCGTCCCCCGCCCCGCGAGCCAGCCGCCGGCGGCAATGGCGACCGCTTCGCCCTCGCTCGCCGCGCCGATATAGGTCAGGCGCGAGTCGTCGATGGTGCGGTTGACGAGTGCGGTCAGGAACGAGCACGGCACGCCGCTGTAGAAATCAATGCCGGCCGCCAGCGATTCGGTCAAAAACGATTCGGCGCGGATCACAGGAATTTGCCCGCCTCGGCCAGATCGGCGGCGTCGTCCACGTCGAGCCACTGTCCGGTCACGTAGAGTACGTGGATTGTCGCCCCTTCCCCGGCCAACCGGGTGAACAGATCGGGCAGTCCGGCCTGACCCAAGGTGCCGTCCCGGCGCATGGCGTGGAGGGTTTCGCGTACCCGTTCCGTCCCCCGGGCGCTCAGCTTGGCGAGTCCCATCCACTCGCCCGCGATTGCGTCCGCCGGCACGTCGGCGGCGATGCGGCGAAGATGGACGGGTTCGTCGTCGAGATAGGTGGAGCTGAACGGGCGCGAGCATTCGGCGAAATCGCGCAACCACCCCTTGGCGTTCGAGGTGCGTTCGCGCCACAGCGCATCGACGGTGACGACCATGTCGCCTGGATGGGCGAACAGCTGATCGAGGATGTGATGACGGAAGAGAATGTCGCCGTAGGCGACCAGGCATTCGCCGTCGAGCCGGTCGATCGCGCAAGCGAGACTCGCCGCTTCTCCGGTCGTCATGTAGAGATCGTTGTCCGCCGTCGCGATGGAAGGAAAGTTGATCTTCTCCTTCCTGTAGCCGCGCACCACCGTGATGTCGCGCACGCCGGCTTCGCGCACGGTGCCGATCAATCGGCTGAGCAACGGCTGGCCGCGCACCTCGATCATGCACTTAGGTCGGTCTTCGGTGAGTTTCCCCAGGGCCGCCCCCCGGCTGGCGGCGAGCAGGATCGCGCGGCGTTCGCTGCCCTTGGCCGGCAGATAGCGCTTTTCGGCCTCGGCCAACTCGTCGTTGCCGGCCAGCTCGAACACCTCCCGCACGCTGACGACGGTCTTCTCCACGCCGGCGATGGATTCCTCGCGCCGGATGCGGCGGCTGGTCTCGCGCATGGCCGCGATCGACGCGCGCAGGTTATGGTTGGCCCAGATCGCGACCGAAATGCCCGCCCGGCGGTATTCCTCGGTCGGCGTCGCATAATACTTGGTCGGCACGATCACAACCGGCGAGCGGTTGTTCCACGCACGGGCGAAGGCGAGAATTTCAACGGCGGTGGACTTCTTGGAATGGATCAGGATCGCGTCCGCCCCGGCCGCGCGGTAGGCCTCGGCGCGCGTGAGCGCCTCGTCCAGGCCCCAGCCGGCGATCAGCGCCTCCACCCGAGCGACGATCTGGAAATCGGGATCGGTCTGGCTGTCCTTGCCTGCTTTGATCTTGCCGCAGAACTCCTCGATGTCGGCGAGCGCCTGTCCTTCGCCGATGAACGAGTTGGTCTTGGGAAACAACTTGTCCTCGACGCAGATGCCGGCGACGCCGCGCTCGCACAGCTTGCGCACCGCGCGGCGCATGTTGTTGAAGTTGCCCCAGCCGGTATCACCGTCGACCAAAATCGGGATCGAGGTCGCATCGGCCATGAATTCGAGTACTTCCAGCACCTGGGTCCACGACGCCTCGTTGCTGTCGCGCACGCCGAGAGCCGCCGACATGGAAAGCCCCGACGCCCAGATGCCCTTGAAGCCGGCTTCCTCCACGATCTTGGCGGACAAGCCGTCATGGGCTTCCATCAAGAACTCCAGCCCGGGAGAAGCGATCAACTCGCGCAACTGACGAAATTTGGAGGGATGGCCCGATTGGGCAGGTTTGGCCTGGGTTTGCATGCGGAGGTTTTAGTCAATCGCCGGGGCGGGTTCAATGTGCGGTCGCGATTGCTAGCAATTTTCAATGCCGTTTAACCTCCGGGGCCGGTTGAAGAACCGGCGGCGCCTGCCTATGATCCGCGCCGACTTTCACTCCCCACGGAGCCCTTTCATGTTGCGTGCGCCTGAACTCACCCAGGCCCAGATCGACCATTTCCACAACGCCGGCTCGCTCGTCGTCCACGGCGCTTTTTCGGCCGCCGACGCGAAACGGTTTCAGGAATGGACCGACGAGTTGGCGGCCATGCCGGAGGTATCCGGCAGGCAATGGGTCTACCA
It encodes:
- a CDS encoding CDP-alcohol phosphatidyltransferase family protein translates to MSHDTWIHHVARVVVRPLAKTAVTPNQLTTVRLATGIAAAGTLAVGHDPWPDVAAGVFVLAMVLDRADGELARMTGKTSPFGHTYDLIADALCNALIFVALGAASRDSVYGYWAMPMGIAAGLAVAAILGMVVRVEKAAGARAAELGGFAKFDPDDAMLVVPLAIWLGGASILLVAAAVGAPLFAALFAWKFRRQLFGR
- the aepX gene encoding phosphoenolpyruvate mutase is translated as MQTQAKPAQSGHPSKFRQLRELIASPGLEFLMEAHDGLSAKIVEEAGFKGIWASGLSMSAALGVRDSNEASWTQVLEVLEFMADATSIPILVDGDTGWGNFNNMRRAVRKLCERGVAGICVEDKLFPKTNSFIGEGQALADIEEFCGKIKAGKDSQTDPDFQIVARVEALIAGWGLDEALTRAEAYRAAGADAILIHSKKSTAVEILAFARAWNNRSPVVIVPTKYYATPTEEYRRAGISVAIWANHNLRASIAAMRETSRRIRREESIAGVEKTVVSVREVFELAGNDELAEAEKRYLPAKGSERRAILLAASRGAALGKLTEDRPKCMIEVRGQPLLSRLIGTVREAGVRDITVVRGYRKEKINFPSIATADNDLYMTTGEAASLACAIDRLDGECLVAYGDILFRHHILDQLFAHPGDMVVTVDALWRERTSNAKGWLRDFAECSRPFSSTYLDDEPVHLRRIAADVPADAIAGEWMGLAKLSARGTERVRETLHAMRRDGTLGQAGLPDLFTRLAGEGATIHVLYVTGQWLDVDDAADLAEAGKFL
- the aepY gene encoding phosphonopyruvate decarboxylase, which translates into the protein MIRAESFLTESLAAGIDFYSGVPCSFLTALVNRTIDDSRLTYIGAASEGEAVAIAAGGWLAGRGTAVMFQNSGLGNAVNPLTSLNHPFRIPTLLICTRRGAPGLKDEPQHELMGRITAALLHTIRIPHRPFPNEEADISAALAEARETMATTRLPFAFVMEKGDVVDERLSARPPTPKPPGTRHDHRANGARPTRFAALERLLGEIPDAAAVVATTGKCGRELFTLADRPQHLYLVGSMGCASGVGLGIALNARRPVVVLDGDGAALMKLGTFATIGAYAPANLIHVVLDNATHDSTGGQPTVSPMVDFAAVAQACGYARTHAADDLAGFVAALKDAIAEPGPHLIHLRIAPGLHEPLGRPTVAPPEVALRFKAFLASGNDRP
- a CDS encoding CDP-alcohol phosphatidyltransferase family protein, with the protein product RPLVRTPITPNQLTVFTLVVALAGASLLAAGNPAAANWGAGLFVLARFLDHFDGELARQKNMKSRLGYYLDYVSGAVSYAALFFGIGWGLQTGALGVWAVVLGAVGATVAVAAMFLNLGIDKAAKLEDGAATGYPGYAGFELEDGIYLLAPITWLGWLEPFFVLCGAGAGVYGLWTLFTLIRLRRHAS